The Vidua chalybeata isolate OUT-0048 chromosome 24, bVidCha1 merged haplotype, whole genome shotgun sequence genome includes a window with the following:
- the SCUBE3 gene encoding signal peptide, CUB and EGF-like domain-containing protein 3, whose product MGALQIAGFSILFFLLHTGNTLANKASQDVDECVEGTDNCHIDAICQNTPKSYKCICKSGYTGDGKHCKDVDECEREDNAGCVHECVNIPGNYRCTCYDGFRLAHDGHNCLDLDECSEGNGGCQQTCVNMMGSYECFCREGFFLSDNQHTCIQRPEEGMNCMNKNHGCAHICRETPKGGIACECRPGFELTKNQRDCKLTCNYGNGGCQHTCDDTDQGPKCGCHVKFLLHSDGVTCIGERHFQQHVILETFSNETCAVNNGGCDSKCHDAATGVHCSCPMGFMLQPDRKTCKDIDECRLNNGGCDHICRNTVGSFECSCKKGYKLLINERNCQDIDECSFDRTCDHLCINTPGSFQCLCHKGYTLYGLTHCGDIDECSINRGGCKFGCINTPGSYQCTCPAGCKLHWNKKDCVAGACPLELVKCLPGSVPPRATLTCNKMGKKDSCALSCTSKARFLPESDSSYTVSCGTPVLRQGGQHRPTNSSQQCLETVAAPVKQKASFKIKDAKCHLHPRTKGKQEEAGKAGAQGGSAPCSDCQVTFVNLKCDSSKKGKGRRARNSPNKEVTRITLEFEAEIKPEEITASCNLHCLRQRVEKKLKSAIKALKKSINQERFLLRFSGMEYEVARKLSVAPERQESCGPGQQRLASKCVSCSQGTYYHGQTEQCVPCPPGTYQEKEGQLSCDLCPRGDTFGPIGATNITGCTGQCPPGQHSADGFKPCQPCPRGSYQPEVGRALCFPCGGGLTTRHEGALSFQDCDTKVQCSPGHYYNTSVHRCIRCAVGTYQPDFRQNYCISCPGNTTTDFDGSTSVSQCKNRQCGGELGEYTGYIESPNYPGNYPANIECTWNINPPPKRKILIVVPEIFLPSEDECGDVLVMRKNSSPSSITTYETCQTYERPIAFTARSRKLWINFKTSEANSARGFQIPYVTYDEDYEQLVEDIVRDGRLYASENHQEILKDKKLIKAFFDVLAHPQNYFKYTEKHKEMLPRSFIKLLRSKVSSFLRPYK is encoded by the exons ATGTTGACGAGTGTGTGGAGGGCACCGACAACTGCCACATCGATGCCATCTGCCAGAACACCCCCAAGTCCTACAAGTGCATCTGCAAGTCCGGCTACACCGGGGATGGGAAGCACTGCAAAG ACGTTGATGAGTGCGAGCGGGAGGACAACGCAGGCTGCGTGCACGAGTGCGTCAACATCCCCGGCAACTACCGCTGCACCTGCTACGACGGCTTCCGCCTGGCACACGACGGCCACAACTGCTTAG ACCTGGACGAGTGCTCAGAGGGCAACGGCGGCTGCCAGCAGACCTGTGTCAACATGATGGGCAGCTACGAGTGCTTCTGCCGGGAGGGCTTCTTCCTCAGTGACAACCAGCACACCTGCATCCAGCGCCCTGAAG aAGGCATGAACTGCATGAACAAGAACCATGGCTGTGCCCACATCTGCCGAGAGACCCCCAAAGGGGGCATCGCCTGCGAGTGCCGCCCCGGCTTCGAGCTCACCAAGAACCAGCGTGACTGCAAAT TGACCTGCAACTACGGGAACGGGGGCTGCCAGCACACCTGCGACGACACCGACCAGGGGCCCAAGTGCGGCTGCCACGTCAAATTCCTGCTGCACTCGGACGGGGTGACGTGCATAG GGGAGAGACACTTCCAGCAACACGTTATCCTTGAGACGTTTTCTAatg AGACGTGTGCTGTGAACAATGGGGGCTGTGACAGCAAGTGCCACGACGCGGCCACCGGCGTCCACTGCAGCTGCCCCATGGGCTTCATGCTCCAGCCCGACAGGAAGACGTGCAAAG ACATTGACGAGTGCCGGCTCAACAACGGCGGCTGTGACCACATCTGCAGGAACACGGTGGGCAGCTTCGAGTGCAGCTGCAAGAAGGGCTACAAGCTGCTCATAAACGAGAGGAACTGCCAAG ACATCGACGAGTGCTCCTTTGACCGGACCTGCGACCACCTCTGCATCAACACCCCCGGCAGCTTCCAGTGCCTCTGCCACAAGGGCTACACGCTCTACGGGCTCACCCACTGCGGAG ACATCGATGAGTGCAGCATCAACCGGGGTGGCTGCAAATTCGGCTGCATCAACACTCCTGGCAGCTACCAGTGTACCTGTCCTGCTGGCTGCAAGCTGCACTGGAACAAGAAGGACTGTGTGG CTGGTGCTTGTCCCTTGGAGCTGGTGAAGTGCCTGCCAGGTTCGGTGCCACCACGGGCCACCCTCACCTGCAACAAGATGGGCAAGAAGGACAGCTGTGCCCTTTCCTGCACCTCCAAGGCCCGATTTCTGCCAG AGTCCGACAGCAGCTACACCGTGAGCTGTGGGACCCCCGTCCTGCGGCAGGGTGGCCAGCACAGACCCACcaacagcagccagcagtgcctcG AGACTGTGGCTGCGCCGGTCAAGCAGAAAGCCTCCTTCAAGATCAAGGATGCCAAGTGCCACCTGCACCCCCGGACCAAGGGCaagcaggaggaggctgggaaGGCCGGGGCGCAAG GTGGCTCGGCACCGTGCTCTGACTGCCAGGTCACCTTCGTCAACCTCAAGTGCGACTCTTCCAAGAAGGGGAAGGGGCGCCGGGCTCGCAACTCCCCCAACAAAGAGGTGACACGCATCACGCTGGAGTTCGAGGCGGAGATCAAGCCTGAGGAGATCACAG CCAGCTGCAACTTGCACTGCCTGCGACAGAGAGTGGAGAAAAAGCTGAAGTCGGCCATCAAAGCCCTGAAGAAATCCATCAACCAGGAGCGGTTCCTGCTGCGCTTCTCAGGGATGGAGTACGAGGTGGCCCGGAAGCTGAGCGTGGCCCCGGAGCGGCAGGAGAGCTGTGGGCCGGGCCAGCAGCGCCTGGCCAGCAAGTGTG TCAGCTGCTCGCAGGGAACCTATTACCACGGGCAGACGGAGCAGTGCGTGCCCTGCCCCCCCGGCACCTaccaggagaaggaggggcagctCTCCTGTGACCTGTGTCCCCGCGGCGACACCTTCGGGCCCATAGGAGCCACCAACATCACCGGCTGCACCG GTCAGTGTCCCCCTGGCCAGCACTCTGCTGATGGCTTCAAGCCCTGCCAGCCGTGTCCCCGTGGGTCCTACCAGCCCGAGGTGGGACGGGCGCTCTGCTTCCCCTGCGGCGGGGGGCTGACCACCCGCCACGAGGGAGCCCTCTCCTTCCAGGACTGCGACACCAAAG TGcagtgctcccctgggcacTACTACAACACGAGCGTCCACCGCTGCATCCGCTGCGCCGTGGGCACCTACCAGCCCGATTTCCGGCAGAATTACTGCATCTCCTGCCCTGGCAACACCACCACCGACTTCGACGGCTCCACCTCGGTGTCCCAGTGCAAAA ACCGGCAGTGTGGAGGGGAGCTGGGTGAGTACACGGGCTACATCGAGTCCCCCAACTACCCGGGGAATTACCCCGCCAACATCGAGTGCACCTGGAACATCAACCCCCCGCCCAAGCGCAAGATCCTCATCGTGGTGCCGGAGATCTTCCTCCCCTCCGAGGACGAGTGCGGCGACGTCTTGGTCATGCGGAAAAACT cctccccatCCTCCATCACCACCTATGAGACCTGCCAGACCTACGAGAGGCCCATCGCCTTCACCGCCCGCTCCCGGAAGCTCTGGATCAACTTCAAAACCAGCGAAGCCAACAGCGCTCGCGGCTTCCAGATCCCCTATGTCACCTACGACG AGGACTACGAGCAGCTGGTGGAGGACATCGTGCGGGATGGAAGGCTCTACGCCTCCGAGAACCACCAGGAGATCCTCAAG GACAAGAAGCTCATCAAAGCTTTCTTCGACGTGCTGGCACACCCCCAGAACTACTTCAAGTACACAGAGAAGCACAAGGAGATGTTGCCCCGCTCCTTCATCAAACTCCTGCGCTCCAAAGTCTCCAGCTTCCTCCGGCCTTACAAATag
- the RPL10A gene encoding 60S ribosomal protein L10a isoform X2, whose protein sequence is MRGGAAAPGLSPPACWGRQVSGCAGCPVLRLKSTPRPKFSVCLLGDQQHCDEAKAVDIPHMDIEALKKLNKNKKLVKKLAKKYDAFLASESLIKQIPRILGPGLNKAGKFPSLLTHNENLVAKVDEVKSTIKFQMKKVLCLAVAVGHVKMTEDELVYNIHLAINFLVSLLKKNWQNVRALYIKSTMGKPQRLY, encoded by the exons ATGAGGGGAGGTGCGGCAGcccccgggctgtccccaccGGCCTGCTGGGGACGGCAGGTGAGCGGCTGTGCAGGATGCCCCGTGCTGCG GTTGAAGTCGACGCCACGGCCCAAATTCTCGGTCTGTCTGCTGGGGGACCAGCAGCACTGCGATGAGGCCAAAGCAGTCGACATTCCTCACATGGACATAGAAGCTCTGAAGAAGCTCAACAAAAATAAGAAGCTGGTGAAGAAGCTGG CTAAGAAGTACGATGCCTTCCTGGCCTCTGAGTCCTTGATCAAGCAAATTCCTCGAATCCTGGGCCCGGGCCTCAACAAAGCTGGGAAATTCCCTTCTCTGCTCACCCACAACGAGAACCTGGTGGCCAAGGTGGATGAGGTCAAGTCGACCATCAAGTTTCAGATGAAGAAG GTGCTCTgtctggctgtggctgtgggtcACGTGAAGATGACAGAGGACGAGCTCGTCTACAACATCCACCTGGCCATCAACTTCCTGGTGTCGCTGCTGAAGAAGAACTGGCAGAACGTGCGAGCTCTGTACATCAAGAGCACCATGGGGAAACCCCAGCGCCTCTACTAA
- the RPL10A gene encoding 60S ribosomal protein L10a isoform X1 — protein MSSKVSRDTLYEAVKEVLHGSRAKKRKFVETVELQISLKNYDPQKDKRFSGTVRLKSTPRPKFSVCLLGDQQHCDEAKAVDIPHMDIEALKKLNKNKKLVKKLAKKYDAFLASESLIKQIPRILGPGLNKAGKFPSLLTHNENLVAKVDEVKSTIKFQMKKVLCLAVAVGHVKMTEDELVYNIHLAINFLVSLLKKNWQNVRALYIKSTMGKPQRLY, from the exons ATGAG CAGCAAAGTGTCCCGGGACACCCTGTACGAGGCGGTGAAGGAGGTGCTGCACGGCAGCCGTGCCAAGAAGCGCAA GTTCGTGGAGACGGTGGAGCTGCAGATCAGCCTCAAGAACTATGACCCGCAGAAGGACAAGCGGTTCTCCGGTACCGTCAG GTTGAAGTCGACGCCACGGCCCAAATTCTCGGTCTGTCTGCTGGGGGACCAGCAGCACTGCGATGAGGCCAAAGCAGTCGACATTCCTCACATGGACATAGAAGCTCTGAAGAAGCTCAACAAAAATAAGAAGCTGGTGAAGAAGCTGG CTAAGAAGTACGATGCCTTCCTGGCCTCTGAGTCCTTGATCAAGCAAATTCCTCGAATCCTGGGCCCGGGCCTCAACAAAGCTGGGAAATTCCCTTCTCTGCTCACCCACAACGAGAACCTGGTGGCCAAGGTGGATGAGGTCAAGTCGACCATCAAGTTTCAGATGAAGAAG GTGCTCTgtctggctgtggctgtgggtcACGTGAAGATGACAGAGGACGAGCTCGTCTACAACATCCACCTGGCCATCAACTTCCTGGTGTCGCTGCTGAAGAAGAACTGGCAGAACGTGCGAGCTCTGTACATCAAGAGCACCATGGGGAAACCCCAGCGCCTCTACTAA
- the ZNF76 gene encoding zinc finger protein 76 isoform X2 — protein sequence MELFFLLKARSKDDDPVSHRPLALGPSAPRQDPCAGSRGRMESLGLPAATLGDGTTTYLQQAARGEKLIEGQVIELEDGTTAYVHQVTAQKEAVAFEDGQPVVLEDGSMAFIHSTAKESYEPGTFQAVQLEDGSTAYIHRPVIVAPGSTILEVQTETGLQELAGEEEDDGFDVDTMDALQQCGRKDLQEEEVQSHRKGQQVGSRAFRCGYKGCGRLYTTAHHLKVHERAHTGDRPYTCDFPSCGKAFATGYGLKSHVRTHTGEKPYKCPEDMCSKAFKTSGDLQKHIRTHTGERPFKCPFVGCGRSFTTSNIRKVHIRTHTGERPYMCAEPGCGRGFTSATNYKNHMRIHTGEKPYLCTVPGCGKRFTEYSSLYKHHVVHTHCKPYTCSSCGKTYRQTSTLAMHKRSSHGELEATEESEQALYEQQQLEAAAAADRGSPLTSQHIAFLSEMEEDEEEDSVPTQISLISQDGTEQVSLSQEELQALGSAIGVVTHSGVLAVPEGGLAGGDTGAVTVASTDGTEAQEVTIVASGAVVSGESDVAPLCHQQVALLATSHGTHIAVQLEEQQSLEEALSMATAVIHYEPVPPDTALPEKGS from the exons ATGGAATTGTTCTTTTTACTTAAGGCTCGCAGCAAAGACGACGACCCCGTGTCCCACAGGCCCCTGGCTCTGGgccccagtgctcccaggcAGGATCCATGTGCGGGGAGTCGGGGCAGGATggagagcctggggctgccagcagcGACCCTTGGGGATGGCACCACGACCTACCTGCAGCAGGCTGCCAGAG GTGAAAAGCTGATTGAAGGGCAAGTCATTGAACTTGAAGATGGGACCACAGCTTATGTGCATCAGGTGACAGCTCAGAAAG aGGCTGTGGCTTTTGAAGATGGGCAGCCAGTGGTGCTGGAGGATGGTAGCATGGCCTTCATACACAGCACAGCTAAAG AGAGTTATGAGCCTGGCACATTCCAGGCTGTCCAGCTAGAGGATGGCTCCACTGCCTACATCCACCGTCCTGTCATCGTGGCACCTGGCAGCACCATCCTGGAAGTGCAGACAGAAACTGGGCTCCAGGAGttggctggggaggaggaggacgatGGCTTTGATGTGGACACCATGGATGCATTGCAGCAGTGTGGCAGGAAG GAtttgcaggaggaggaggtgcaAAGCCACAGGAAGGGGCAGCAGGTCGGCAGCAGAGCTTTCCGCTGTGGGTACAAAGGCTGTGGCCGCCTCTACACCACTGCCCACCACCTCAAG GTACATGAACGTGCTCACACAGGTGACCGCCCATACACGTGTGACTTCCCAAGCTGTGGGAAAGCATTTGCTACAG GATACGGTCTGAAGAGCCACGTGAGAACACACACAGGTGAGAAACCCTACAAGTGTCCAGAAGACATGTGTAGCAAAGCCTTCAAAACCTCCGGGGACCTGCAGAAACACATCCGCACGCACACAG GTGAACGTCCCTTCAAGTGCCCCTTTGTGGGCTGTGGGCGCTCCTTTACCACGTCCAACATCCGCAAGGTTCACATCCGGACGCACACGGGCGAGCGGCCCTACATGtgtgcagagcctggctgcGGCAGGGGCTTCACCAGCGCCACCAACTACAAGAACCACATGAGAATCCACACAG GAGAGAAGCCATACCTGTGCACCGTGCCGGGCTGTGGGAAGCGCTTCACAGAGTACTCCAGCCTGTACAAGCACCACGTGGTGCACACGCACTGCAAGCCCTACAcgtgcagcagctgtggcaagACCTACCGCCAGACCTCCACGCTGGCCATGCACAAGCGCAGCAGCCACGGCGAGCTGGAGGCCACCGAGGAGAGCGAGCAGGCCCTCTacgagcagcagcagctggagg ctgctgcagctgctgacagaGGCTCTCCACTGACGAGTCAGCATATTGCTTTCCTGTCAGAGatggaggaagatgaagaagaagatTCTGTGCCTACACAAATCTCACTTATCTCTCAGGATGGGACAGAGCAG GTCAGTCTGtctcaggaggagctgcaggccctgggcagtgccatcGGCGTGGTGACGCACAGCGGGGTCCTCGCCGTGCCCGAGGGAGGGCTGGCAGGTGGTGACACTGGGGCCGTGACCGTGGCCAGCACTGATGGCACCGAGGCACAGGAG GTGACCATAGTCGCTTCTGGGGCAGTGGTGTCAGGGGAGTCGGACGTCGCCCCGCTCTGTCATCAGCAGGTGGCATTGCTGGCCACCTCCCACGGCACCCACATTGCTGTGCAG ctggaagagcagcagagcctggaggaaGCTCTCAGCATGGCCACAGCAGTGATCCACTACGAGCCAGTGCCACctgacacagccctgcctgagAAGGGGAGCTGA
- the ZNF76 gene encoding zinc finger protein 76 isoform X1, protein MELFFLLKARSKDDDPVSHRPLALGPSAPRQDPCAGSRGRMESLGLPAATLGDGTTTYLQQAARGEKLIEGQVIELEDGTTAYVHQVTAQKEAVAFEDGQPVVLEDGSMAFIHSTAKESYEPGTFQAVQLEDGSTAYIHRPVIVAPGSTILEVQTETGLQELAGEEEDDGFDVDTMDALQQCGRKGSDEEGEGVTDTCHVKSKDSSNISSQDLQEEEVQSHRKGQQVGSRAFRCGYKGCGRLYTTAHHLKVHERAHTGDRPYTCDFPSCGKAFATGYGLKSHVRTHTGEKPYKCPEDMCSKAFKTSGDLQKHIRTHTGERPFKCPFVGCGRSFTTSNIRKVHIRTHTGERPYMCAEPGCGRGFTSATNYKNHMRIHTGEKPYLCTVPGCGKRFTEYSSLYKHHVVHTHCKPYTCSSCGKTYRQTSTLAMHKRSSHGELEATEESEQALYEQQQLEAAAAADRGSPLTSQHIAFLSEMEEDEEEDSVPTQISLISQDGTEQVSLSQEELQALGSAIGVVTHSGVLAVPEGGLAGGDTGAVTVASTDGTEAQEVTIVASGAVVSGESDVAPLCHQQVALLATSHGTHIAVQLEEQQSLEEALSMATAVIHYEPVPPDTALPEKGS, encoded by the exons ATGGAATTGTTCTTTTTACTTAAGGCTCGCAGCAAAGACGACGACCCCGTGTCCCACAGGCCCCTGGCTCTGGgccccagtgctcccaggcAGGATCCATGTGCGGGGAGTCGGGGCAGGATggagagcctggggctgccagcagcGACCCTTGGGGATGGCACCACGACCTACCTGCAGCAGGCTGCCAGAG GTGAAAAGCTGATTGAAGGGCAAGTCATTGAACTTGAAGATGGGACCACAGCTTATGTGCATCAGGTGACAGCTCAGAAAG aGGCTGTGGCTTTTGAAGATGGGCAGCCAGTGGTGCTGGAGGATGGTAGCATGGCCTTCATACACAGCACAGCTAAAG AGAGTTATGAGCCTGGCACATTCCAGGCTGTCCAGCTAGAGGATGGCTCCACTGCCTACATCCACCGTCCTGTCATCGTGGCACCTGGCAGCACCATCCTGGAAGTGCAGACAGAAACTGGGCTCCAGGAGttggctggggaggaggaggacgatGGCTTTGATGTGGACACCATGGATGCATTGCAGCAGTGTGGCAGGAAG GGGTCTGatgaggaaggggagggagtGACAGACACCTGCCATGTGAAGAGTAAAGACTCCAGCAACATCTCTTCCCAG GAtttgcaggaggaggaggtgcaAAGCCACAGGAAGGGGCAGCAGGTCGGCAGCAGAGCTTTCCGCTGTGGGTACAAAGGCTGTGGCCGCCTCTACACCACTGCCCACCACCTCAAG GTACATGAACGTGCTCACACAGGTGACCGCCCATACACGTGTGACTTCCCAAGCTGTGGGAAAGCATTTGCTACAG GATACGGTCTGAAGAGCCACGTGAGAACACACACAGGTGAGAAACCCTACAAGTGTCCAGAAGACATGTGTAGCAAAGCCTTCAAAACCTCCGGGGACCTGCAGAAACACATCCGCACGCACACAG GTGAACGTCCCTTCAAGTGCCCCTTTGTGGGCTGTGGGCGCTCCTTTACCACGTCCAACATCCGCAAGGTTCACATCCGGACGCACACGGGCGAGCGGCCCTACATGtgtgcagagcctggctgcGGCAGGGGCTTCACCAGCGCCACCAACTACAAGAACCACATGAGAATCCACACAG GAGAGAAGCCATACCTGTGCACCGTGCCGGGCTGTGGGAAGCGCTTCACAGAGTACTCCAGCCTGTACAAGCACCACGTGGTGCACACGCACTGCAAGCCCTACAcgtgcagcagctgtggcaagACCTACCGCCAGACCTCCACGCTGGCCATGCACAAGCGCAGCAGCCACGGCGAGCTGGAGGCCACCGAGGAGAGCGAGCAGGCCCTCTacgagcagcagcagctggagg ctgctgcagctgctgacagaGGCTCTCCACTGACGAGTCAGCATATTGCTTTCCTGTCAGAGatggaggaagatgaagaagaagatTCTGTGCCTACACAAATCTCACTTATCTCTCAGGATGGGACAGAGCAG GTCAGTCTGtctcaggaggagctgcaggccctgggcagtgccatcGGCGTGGTGACGCACAGCGGGGTCCTCGCCGTGCCCGAGGGAGGGCTGGCAGGTGGTGACACTGGGGCCGTGACCGTGGCCAGCACTGATGGCACCGAGGCACAGGAG GTGACCATAGTCGCTTCTGGGGCAGTGGTGTCAGGGGAGTCGGACGTCGCCCCGCTCTGTCATCAGCAGGTGGCATTGCTGGCCACCTCCCACGGCACCCACATTGCTGTGCAG ctggaagagcagcagagcctggaggaaGCTCTCAGCATGGCCACAGCAGTGATCCACTACGAGCCAGTGCCACctgacacagccctgcctgagAAGGGGAGCTGA
- the ZNF76 gene encoding zinc finger protein 76 isoform X3, which translates to MESLGLPAATLGDGTTTYLQQAARGEKLIEGQVIELEDGTTAYVHQVTAQKEAVAFEDGQPVVLEDGSMAFIHSTAKESYEPGTFQAVQLEDGSTAYIHRPVIVAPGSTILEVQTETGLQELAGEEEDDGFDVDTMDALQQCGRKGSDEEGEGVTDTCHVKSKDSSNISSQDLQEEEVQSHRKGQQVGSRAFRCGYKGCGRLYTTAHHLKVHERAHTGDRPYTCDFPSCGKAFATGYGLKSHVRTHTGEKPYKCPEDMCSKAFKTSGDLQKHIRTHTGERPFKCPFVGCGRSFTTSNIRKVHIRTHTGERPYMCAEPGCGRGFTSATNYKNHMRIHTGEKPYLCTVPGCGKRFTEYSSLYKHHVVHTHCKPYTCSSCGKTYRQTSTLAMHKRSSHGELEATEESEQALYEQQQLEAAAAADRGSPLTSQHIAFLSEMEEDEEEDSVPTQISLISQDGTEQVSLSQEELQALGSAIGVVTHSGVLAVPEGGLAGGDTGAVTVASTDGTEAQEVTIVASGAVVSGESDVAPLCHQQVALLATSHGTHIAVQLEEQQSLEEALSMATAVIHYEPVPPDTALPEKGS; encoded by the exons ATggagagcctggggctgccagcagcGACCCTTGGGGATGGCACCACGACCTACCTGCAGCAGGCTGCCAGAG GTGAAAAGCTGATTGAAGGGCAAGTCATTGAACTTGAAGATGGGACCACAGCTTATGTGCATCAGGTGACAGCTCAGAAAG aGGCTGTGGCTTTTGAAGATGGGCAGCCAGTGGTGCTGGAGGATGGTAGCATGGCCTTCATACACAGCACAGCTAAAG AGAGTTATGAGCCTGGCACATTCCAGGCTGTCCAGCTAGAGGATGGCTCCACTGCCTACATCCACCGTCCTGTCATCGTGGCACCTGGCAGCACCATCCTGGAAGTGCAGACAGAAACTGGGCTCCAGGAGttggctggggaggaggaggacgatGGCTTTGATGTGGACACCATGGATGCATTGCAGCAGTGTGGCAGGAAG GGGTCTGatgaggaaggggagggagtGACAGACACCTGCCATGTGAAGAGTAAAGACTCCAGCAACATCTCTTCCCAG GAtttgcaggaggaggaggtgcaAAGCCACAGGAAGGGGCAGCAGGTCGGCAGCAGAGCTTTCCGCTGTGGGTACAAAGGCTGTGGCCGCCTCTACACCACTGCCCACCACCTCAAG GTACATGAACGTGCTCACACAGGTGACCGCCCATACACGTGTGACTTCCCAAGCTGTGGGAAAGCATTTGCTACAG GATACGGTCTGAAGAGCCACGTGAGAACACACACAGGTGAGAAACCCTACAAGTGTCCAGAAGACATGTGTAGCAAAGCCTTCAAAACCTCCGGGGACCTGCAGAAACACATCCGCACGCACACAG GTGAACGTCCCTTCAAGTGCCCCTTTGTGGGCTGTGGGCGCTCCTTTACCACGTCCAACATCCGCAAGGTTCACATCCGGACGCACACGGGCGAGCGGCCCTACATGtgtgcagagcctggctgcGGCAGGGGCTTCACCAGCGCCACCAACTACAAGAACCACATGAGAATCCACACAG GAGAGAAGCCATACCTGTGCACCGTGCCGGGCTGTGGGAAGCGCTTCACAGAGTACTCCAGCCTGTACAAGCACCACGTGGTGCACACGCACTGCAAGCCCTACAcgtgcagcagctgtggcaagACCTACCGCCAGACCTCCACGCTGGCCATGCACAAGCGCAGCAGCCACGGCGAGCTGGAGGCCACCGAGGAGAGCGAGCAGGCCCTCTacgagcagcagcagctggagg ctgctgcagctgctgacagaGGCTCTCCACTGACGAGTCAGCATATTGCTTTCCTGTCAGAGatggaggaagatgaagaagaagatTCTGTGCCTACACAAATCTCACTTATCTCTCAGGATGGGACAGAGCAG GTCAGTCTGtctcaggaggagctgcaggccctgggcagtgccatcGGCGTGGTGACGCACAGCGGGGTCCTCGCCGTGCCCGAGGGAGGGCTGGCAGGTGGTGACACTGGGGCCGTGACCGTGGCCAGCACTGATGGCACCGAGGCACAGGAG GTGACCATAGTCGCTTCTGGGGCAGTGGTGTCAGGGGAGTCGGACGTCGCCCCGCTCTGTCATCAGCAGGTGGCATTGCTGGCCACCTCCCACGGCACCCACATTGCTGTGCAG ctggaagagcagcagagcctggaggaaGCTCTCAGCATGGCCACAGCAGTGATCCACTACGAGCCAGTGCCACctgacacagccctgcctgagAAGGGGAGCTGA